A single region of the Coleofasciculus chthonoplastes PCC 7420 genome encodes:
- a CDS encoding DUF2997 domain-containing protein — MAEYQKIEYRIGKDGKITETVIGATGSSCTETTKGIEADLGDVESQELLPEYYEGDETITTDQTTSLNQY; from the coding sequence ATGGCAGAGTATCAAAAGATCGAATATCGCATCGGCAAAGATGGCAAAATCACTGAAACCGTCATCGGTGCTACCGGATCAAGTTGTACCGAAACCACCAAAGGGATTGAAGCGGATCTCGGAGACGTAGAAAGCCAAGAATTGCTGCCAGAATACTATGAAGGTGACGAAACCATAACTACAGATCAAACCACGAGCCTAAATCAATATTAA
- a CDS encoding nucleotide exchange factor GrpE, which translates to MAHDPNLLGLGLLLWFIFTTFLISRFGPKKRPENHSASVSVADSTQIEELEAQCQRLRYELEARSQQLSTDIQDTTFEQLRPLLTNYPTACRMIEERPDLPAKNLVALFTPLENLIQNWGYEPIGQPWEQVPYNSQLHQPDVDDITEGELVYIRFVGYRDHDRILCPAKVSRNLPRGVSH; encoded by the coding sequence ATGGCTCATGATCCTAACCTCTTGGGGCTTGGTTTACTGCTGTGGTTTATCTTCACCACTTTCCTTATTAGTCGCTTTGGTCCCAAAAAAAGACCTGAAAACCATTCAGCCTCAGTTTCAGTTGCTGACTCCACTCAAATCGAGGAATTAGAGGCACAATGTCAGCGGCTGCGCTATGAACTCGAAGCGCGATCGCAGCAACTATCCACAGACATCCAAGATACCACCTTTGAACAACTACGCCCCCTATTGACCAATTATCCCACCGCTTGCCGGATGATTGAAGAACGCCCGGATTTACCAGCTAAAAATTTAGTCGCACTCTTTACTCCATTAGAAAATCTGATTCAGAATTGGGGATATGAACCCATTGGTCAACCTTGGGAACAGGTTCCTTATAATTCCCAACTGCACCAACCTGATGTTGACGATATCACAGAAGGAGAACTGGTTTATATTCGATTTGTTGGTTATCGAGATCATGATCGAATACTTTGTCCCGCTAAAGTAAGTCGTAACCTACCGAGGGGAGTGTCACATTAA
- a CDS encoding AAA family ATPase codes for MKIVSIKINNYRLFESLEIKDIPGFCVMIGANGTGKSTLFDIFGFLRDALKNNIRQALQVRGGFNEVITRGKEQEDIEIELKFRMKIVETERLVTYVLIVGQEKKRPVIKREILRYKRGEYGSPYHFLDFQKGKGYAIINEENFDQTEENLKREEQQLESPDILAIKGLGQFQRFKAASAFRSLIENWHVSDFHISDARGSKDALYAEHLSPTGDNLAIVAQYIYQDYPEIFKQILEKMRDRVPGISQVEAKNTADGRLILRFQDQAFKDPFIDRYVSDGTMKMFAYLILLFDPKPHPLLCVEEPENQLYPTLLQALAEEFASYSDRGGQVFISTHSPDFLNAVPLNSIFGLIKEQGISKVYKASDDQTIKALVEAGDLPGYLWNQGWFKGVAP; via the coding sequence ATGAAAATTGTTTCCATCAAAATCAATAATTACCGCCTTTTTGAGTCCCTAGAAATTAAGGATATTCCAGGGTTTTGTGTCATGATCGGAGCCAACGGCACAGGCAAATCTACCCTGTTTGATATTTTTGGTTTTCTTCGGGATGCCCTCAAAAATAACATTCGCCAAGCCCTCCAAGTTAGAGGTGGGTTTAATGAAGTCATCACTAGAGGCAAAGAACAAGAAGACATCGAAATAGAATTGAAATTTCGCATGAAGATTGTGGAAACAGAACGCCTCGTCACTTATGTGCTAATCGTTGGACAAGAAAAAAAACGCCCTGTAATCAAACGAGAAATATTACGCTACAAACGCGGCGAATACGGTTCCCCTTATCACTTCCTTGACTTCCAAAAAGGCAAAGGCTACGCCATCATCAACGAAGAAAACTTTGACCAAACCGAAGAAAACCTAAAACGAGAAGAACAACAATTAGAATCCCCCGATATTCTAGCCATCAAAGGCTTAGGGCAATTTCAACGCTTTAAAGCCGCCAGTGCTTTTCGCTCCCTAATCGAAAATTGGCATGTATCCGACTTTCATATTAGCGATGCGAGAGGGAGTAAAGATGCGCTCTACGCCGAACACCTCTCTCCCACCGGAGACAACCTAGCCATAGTTGCCCAATATATTTATCAAGACTATCCCGAAATATTTAAGCAAATTCTAGAAAAAATGCGCGATCGGGTTCCGGGTATTTCCCAAGTAGAAGCCAAAAACACCGCAGACGGTAGATTAATCCTGCGTTTTCAAGACCAAGCATTCAAAGATCCCTTTATTGATCGCTATGTCTCCGACGGCACGATGAAAATGTTTGCCTACCTAATTTTACTCTTTGACCCCAAACCTCACCCTTTACTTTGTGTCGAAGAACCCGAAAACCAACTTTACCCCACCTTACTTCAAGCACTCGCCGAAGAATTTGCCAGCTATAGCGATCGCGGTGGTCAAGTTTTTATTTCTACCCATTCCCCCGACTTCTTGAACGCAGTTCCCCTAAACAGTATTTTTGGGCTGATCAAAGAACAAGGCATAAGCAAAGTATACAAAGCCAGCGATGACCAAACAATCAAAGCCTTAGTTGAAGCTGGAGACTTACCTGGCTATTTATGGAATCAAGGTTGGTTTAAAGGAGTTGCCCCCTGA